Proteins encoded together in one bacterium window:
- the rfaE2 gene encoding D-glycero-beta-D-manno-heptose 1-phosphate adenylyltransferase, whose protein sequence is MRWKITTRKALAAAVRRLQAAGKKVVFTNGCFDLLHVGHVRYLQEAGALGDALVVAVNSDASVRRLDKGPGRPLNPARDRAEVLAALACVDYVTVFGEATPQRLIAAVQPDVLVKGGDWPVEKIVGRETVEARGGRVVSIPLVKNRSTTATIAKIRSAKP, encoded by the coding sequence CTGCGCTGGAAGATCACCACCCGGAAGGCGCTCGCCGCCGCGGTGCGCCGGCTGCAGGCCGCCGGCAAGAAGGTCGTCTTCACGAACGGCTGCTTCGACCTGCTGCACGTCGGCCACGTCCGCTACCTGCAGGAGGCGGGCGCGCTCGGCGACGCGCTGGTCGTCGCCGTGAACTCGGACGCCTCGGTGCGCCGCCTCGACAAGGGGCCGGGGCGGCCGCTCAACCCGGCGCGCGACCGCGCCGAGGTGCTCGCGGCGCTCGCGTGCGTCGACTACGTGACGGTCTTCGGCGAGGCCACGCCGCAGCGGTTGATCGCCGCGGTGCAGCCCGACGTGCTCGTCAAGGGCGGCGACTGGCCCGTCGAGAAGATCGTCGGCCGCGAGACCGTCGAGGCGCGCGGCGGGCGCGTGGTCTCGATCCCCCTCGTGAAGAACCGCTCGACGACGGCGACGATCGCGAAGATCAGGAGCGCAAAGCCGTGA